In Micropterus dolomieu isolate WLL.071019.BEF.003 ecotype Adirondacks unplaced genomic scaffold, ASM2129224v1 contig_3715, whole genome shotgun sequence, the sequence gaacccaaacgcaggacacagagcggagcaggtatggtataacgaagggttttaataaacaaacaaaagcgagcacacttacaggtgagtggctgaataactgaaatccaaaagtaccgggagacgagacaagacgagacaagcaaggctggttacaggcagagagtacacacgacagactggggggtaacatgaacaatgaccggacaaggacaagacagaaacaccaggtatatatacacagggactaacgagcagggcgggagcaacacaggtgacagacatgagactaacgaggcagagagagagcagaggaaaacagagagactagacatgacaagcagactatataaacagatactggacactagacaggacagaacccaaaactcaacataccaaggcagatactaaactcaaaagtaaacacaaaggatggccaaccggcagagcgtgacagtaCCCCCCCACCGACGAGCATCTCCAGACGGtcaacaaaacccaaaacagcCCAAAAACAAGGCACAAGCCggcccagggtgggcggagggaggacaggaggagggcaaGTCGagccagggtgggcggagggaggacaggaggagggccagacCAGGAACTCTCAGGAGGGTGGCCAGAGGGCAAGGCAAGGGGGCGACAGAGTTCGGGAGATCGCACAAGCAGGCCAAGGGGACAAAACAGTCCGGGGGAACCACCCAACAGGCAGATCATTCCCAGGAAACAGGGCAGGTAAGGCGCTTGGCCTAACATGCAGGGCAAGGCAGAGGGGCAGAACAGTTCAGGAGGTCGTCCCGGAGGTCGTCCCGGAGAGCGTCCCAGGAGGCCGTGCAGACCAAAGGGATCACGGAGTTCAGGAGGTCGTCCCGGGAGATGACCCGACAGGCCGTGCAAATCAGGGGGAaaacagttcaggaggccgtcccggaggaTGACCCGACAGGCTGAGCAAATCAGGGGGAAAACACAGTTCAGGAGGTCGTCCTGAAGGACGACCCGACAGGCCGAGCAAATCAGGGGGAAAAtacagttcaggaggccgtcccggaggtCGACCGAGTAGACCAGGAGAGCAAAACAGTTCAGGTGGGCGTCCTGTGGGACGACCCATGAGGCCGGGCAGAACCGGGGGGCCacagagttcgggaggccgCGCCGGAGGTCGACTcaacaggccgggcagaacaggggggccacagagttcAAGGGGTTGGCAGGACGGCCAACAGTGAGGCAGCAACCCCACTGGGGGCCGAGCAGGAGGCTGACGGCAAGACCTCTCCGGAGGTCGGCACCCAAAGCTTGGGTGCTCTGGAggcacagctgggctgaggaccaccggcgagacagctgggctgaggaccatggaccggacacgaggagctggagtcggtctgaacaccgactgagcagctgggctggggac encodes:
- the LOC123964617 gene encoding proline-rich protein 2-like; translated protein: MVPSPAAQSVFRPTPAPRVRSMVLSPAVSPVVLSPAVPPEHPSFGCRPPERSCRQPPARPPVGLLPHCWPSCQPLELCGPPVLPGLLSRPPARPPELCGPPVLPGLMGRPTGRPPELYFPPDLLGLSGRPSGRPPELCFPPDLLSLSGHPPGRPPELFSP